Genomic DNA from Oryza sativa Japonica Group chromosome 5, ASM3414082v1:
ggctgcggctgcggcacCGCATGGCGGCGCGGGGCCGGGGGCTGCgcgggaggacggcgagggcCGCGTGGCTGCGGCTGTGGCACCGCAAGGCGGCGTGGGGCCGGGGGCTGCgcgggaggacggcgagggccgcgtggctgcggctgcggcacCACACGGCGGCACGGGCGCGAGGGCTGCGGCACTGTTGCCGccggatagagagaagagagataagagtgctgacatgtgggcccaattatatttttgacatttcacatgaattctctctcctcctcgtctggaaattattattttaatgggtgcggtgtccaccagcaaatatcCAACTTTTAAATGTGTCTTCCTTAAAAGTCACTCCGCGTAGTGTTCTACGGCTAAAACCGCGAAGTCACGATGTCCTGTTGTAAAATTTGCCAATTAATAATTATGTGTCAGTCAGATATATTGTTATTCTCATAGAACTAAAACACTAAGTAGTATGAATATTTAGCGAGCAGAAAACCTCAAGAACCACCTCCAATTGAAAATAGTTGATGCCAGCCAATCTACTGTTAGTGACACAGGGTAGCAACTATCGTCAACTAGATCGTGTACTAGGAAAAAAACCAAAGAGGGACCATGGTCCAAAATTTTCAAGTGAAATTCACACTAAACCGAATACAAAATAACCACCCGTCGCTTAAAAAAGAACAGGTTCAGAGTGTTCAGTAGGTGAAAAAAAACGATGCGCGTGGAACAGTGAGCAAAAACGAATCTTCccttcaaacaaaaaaaaaaaaggatcattACAAAACTTTAAAGAGAATCTGAGAATACAATGGCTGAAGAAACCCACGCGCACGGCCGCACCCTCGAGCGAAGCCCCCCGTTTCTGTCCCACCCCGACTCCGCCTTCGCCTCGGCGTCGCGCGCGCGATATAAATTCCGCGCCCGATTAACCGCATCCCACACCAAACAGCACAATCTCAGTATCGGAATCATCTCACACTCTCCTCTAAATCCTCCCAATAAATCGATCCATCGAAACAGTTCGCTCTcgattgatttgatttgatttgttgtCTGCTCGTCTGCTGCGAAGATCAATGGAGGCCGCCACGGTTGTCGCTGCTCCGATTCCGGCGGCGGATGCTGCCGCCAAGGCGCTGGAGAAGAAGCTCCTTGACCTGGAGTTGCCGCCGttcccggcgccggcgaagaagGCCGCCGCCAAGGTGGTCGCTGCTGCTCCCAAGAagaagctcgccggcggcgccggcgggtacGTCCTCGAGGACGTGCCCCACCTCACCGACTACCTCCCCAACCTCCCCTCCTTCCCCAACCCCCTCCAGAACCACCCCGCCTACTCCGTCGTCAAGTAAGCGAGcctcccctcttcttcttctccgactccggcgatcttttttcccttttcggATTATTCCAGGTTTGTAACTGTTCGATCGTTTTGCAGGCAGTACTTCGTGAACGCCGACGACACGGTGGCGAAGAAGATCGTGGTGCACAAGGGGAGCGCGCGGGGGACGCACTTCCGGCGAGCCGGGCCGCGGCAGCGGGTGTTCTTCCAGCCCGACGAGGTGTCGGCGGCTATCGTCACCTGCGGCGGGCTGTGCCCGGGCTTGAACACCGTCATCCGCGAGCTCGTCTGCGGCCTCCACGACATGTACGGCGTGACGAGCGTGGTGGGCATCGAGGGCGGGTACCGCGGGTTCTACGCGCGCAACACGGTGGAGCTCACCCCGCGCTCCGTCAACGGCATCCACAAGCGCGGCGGCACGGTGCTCGGCACGTCGCGCGGCGGCCAGGACACGGGCAAGATCGTCGACAGCATCCAGGACCGTGGCATCAACCAGGTGTACatcatcggcggcgacggcacgcaGAAGGGCGCGGCGACGATCCACGCCGAGGTGCAGAGGCGCGGGCTCAAGTGCGCGGTGGTCGGCGTCCCCAAGACGATCGACAACGACATCGCCGTGATCGACCGCTCGTTCGGGTTCGACACCGCCGTGGAGGAGGCCCAGCGCGCCATCAACGCCGCCCACGTCGAGGCCGAGAGCGCCGAgaacggcgtcggcgtcgtcaaGCTCATGGGGCGGAACAGCGGCTTCATCGCCATGTACGCCACGCTCGCCAGCCGCGACGTCGACCTGTGCCTCATCCCGGAGTCCCCCTTCTACCTCGAAGGCaagggcggcctcctcgagtTCGCCGAGAAGCGGCTGCGCGAGAACGGCCACATGGTGATCGTCGTCGCCGAGGGCGCCGGCCAGGACGTGATCGCCAGGAGCATGCGCCTCGCCGACGCGCACGACGCGTCGGGCAACAAGGTGCTCCTCGACGTCGGCCTCTGGCTGTGCGCCAAGATCAAGGATCACTTCAAGAAGAAGGCGAATTTCCCCATCACGCTCAAGTACATCGACCCCACGTACATGATCCGCGCCGTGCCGTCCAACGCCTCCGACAACGTCTACTGCTCGCTGCTCGCCCACAGCGCCATCCATGGCGCCATGGCCGGGTACACCGGCTTCACCGTCGCACCCGTCAATGGCCGCCACGCCTACATCCCCTTCTACGTAAGCTTCGTCTCCTCTTCCTCCATTAATTCTTCTTTCGCCATGAATTCGAGCTGATTGAGATTGGGGAAATTTTTGCTGCAGAGGATCACGGAGAAGCAGAACAAGGTGGTCATCACGGACAGGATGTGGGCGAGGGTGCTCTGCTCGACGAACCAGCCGTGCTTCCTCAGCACGGAGGACGTCGAGAAGGCAGGGCAGGACGACGAGGAGCCGATCGTGCCGCTCGTCGAGGGCGAGAACTCGCTCGTcaaggcgccgccgctgctggccAACGCCGGCGATCGCGCCGCCCTCTGCAACGGCGCCGCCTGAAGCTTGAAGAAGTAGCTACACGAAGAAGACGATCACACGGCCATGTTTGGTAGTGCGAAATTCACAGAAATGTTTATGTAattgtaggatttttttttctttagattcTTTTTGCTCATTCATTTTTCGGCTTGCCGGTATAGAGGAAGTATTGACAAAATGAGAataattgaaagtttatgtggcaattgtttgcaaaaattttgtttgtttatttaGAGGTATGTATTCCCGAAATTTGCATCCATAACAAGTCAAGTCCAAGATTTTACATAACCTTTAATTATCAAATCAACATAAGTGTGGTGATGAAGTCGTGCTGCATGATTTCACACCTAATGTTTAAATCATGATGACCATACAAATTCAGTGATGTCATTTAAGATACAGATCGATAAGATGTATCACTAATTTCTGCCTCTTTAAACTTATGTTAAGAAGGCGATCTCACAGATAATAACAAGAACATAATATAACCTATTATCATCAACATATCAGACAACATATATGTGCATCGCAAGGTCGTCACAACCTCGTAACAAATTCATGGTGAATAAATGCAAGCAGACCAGTACATGAGAAGCTTCTAGGGACTGGCCCACTAGACTAAGACCGGCCTAGAGTTTGTTGGGCCTTTCTGGGCTGGGTTGAATGGATCATCCGAATAAAATTatagaaaggaataagttcacctgctTTCCCTCAACTTTACAACGAGTTTGTTTAATATCCCTTATCCTTAATACCAGAAATCTTTATctctaaactatacaaaaccatgCAATTTAGGTCCTATAGGAGTATAGATGTCTGGTTTCACTGACATGGCATCGTAGTcaggaaaaatatatatgcgAGGCCTGCATGTAAGTGAGAGAAAATAATGTGGTCTCCACAtcccttctttcttctcttctcaggcactcggcctctcctcctcatcgtcggcGGCAGATGGATCTCGTTACGGCCTAGGGAAGGCACTACCACATGGATCCCTCCGCTAGCCTAGGAAGGCATTACGCCAGCGTGGAATGGTCCCCTCtcggcctcccctcctcctcgccgccaccgccgcatggATCCCGTCGCTCGCCAAGGAAGGCGTCGTGCCGGCGATCTTGCCGCACTTCACCCACCTATCTCCCACACCTCCCATCAAACACTAGCAATATTCAGTATCCACCCATCCACGCGAGC
This window encodes:
- the LOC4338034 gene encoding ATP-dependent 6-phosphofructokinase 6, giving the protein MEAATVVAAPIPAADAAAKALEKKLLDLELPPFPAPAKKAAAKVVAAAPKKKLAGGAGGYVLEDVPHLTDYLPNLPSFPNPLQNHPAYSVVKQYFVNADDTVAKKIVVHKGSARGTHFRRAGPRQRVFFQPDEVSAAIVTCGGLCPGLNTVIRELVCGLHDMYGVTSVVGIEGGYRGFYARNTVELTPRSVNGIHKRGGTVLGTSRGGQDTGKIVDSIQDRGINQVYIIGGDGTQKGAATIHAEVQRRGLKCAVVGVPKTIDNDIAVIDRSFGFDTAVEEAQRAINAAHVEAESAENGVGVVKLMGRNSGFIAMYATLASRDVDLCLIPESPFYLEGKGGLLEFAEKRLRENGHMVIVVAEGAGQDVIARSMRLADAHDASGNKVLLDVGLWLCAKIKDHFKKKANFPITLKYIDPTYMIRAVPSNASDNVYCSLLAHSAIHGAMAGYTGFTVAPVNGRHAYIPFYRITEKQNKVVITDRMWARVLCSTNQPCFLSTEDVEKAGQDDEEPIVPLVEGENSLVKAPPLLANAGDRAALCNGAA